From a region of the Gossypium raimondii isolate GPD5lz chromosome 10, ASM2569854v1, whole genome shotgun sequence genome:
- the LOC105777803 gene encoding uncharacterized protein LOC105777803 isoform X2, with protein MMSLKQFWTKKTLVGLGLGQFLSLLITSTGFSSSELSNRGINAPTSQSFLNYALLTVVYGSVMLYKRQALKDRLLNSTKFTSCAVVKAYQYTSITSVMLLDCWSIPSVMLLTFIFLKTKYRFRKIAGVIVCVAGLVMVIFSDVHAGDRSGGRDPRKGDLLVIAGATLYAISNVSEEFLVKNANRVELMSFLGLFGAIISAIQISIIERNELKSIHWTAGAAFPFFGFSLAMFLFYSFVPVLLKMSGSTMLNLSLLTSDMWAVIIRIFAYHEKVDWMYFLAFAAVAVGLVIYSGGDKEEDQHQCIAGVGDEDAGRSKYFDDEADFDNINRGAIAGSSKTGDTSKHDCITSGERSETIENKNIGKDVQGKKS; from the exons ATGATGAGtttaaagcagttttggacaaaGAAGACTTTGGTTGGGCTTGGCTTGGGGCAATTTCTATCTCTTCTTATCACTTCTACTGGTTTCTCTTCATCTGAACTTTCTAACAGag GAATCAATGCTCCAACATCTCAATCTTTTCTAAATTATGCACTCTTGACTGTCGTCTATGGAAGTGTTATGCTTTACAAGAGGCAAGCACTTAAG GACAGACTCTTAAATTCAACCAAGTTTACTTCATGTGCAGTGGTGAAGGCATACCAGTACACATCTATAACGAGTGTAATGCTGCTTGACTGTTGGTCTATCCCATCAGTCATGCTTCTTacctttattttcttgaaaacaaagtACAGATTCAGAAAGATAGCTGGTGTAATTGTATGTGTTGCTGGTCTTGTGATGGTTATTTTTTCAGATGTTCATGCAGGTGACCGATCAG GAGGCCGTGACCCTCGCAAAGGAGATTTACTCGTTATCGCTGGGGCAACACTCTATGCCATTAGTAATGTCAGCGAG GAGTTTCTTGTGAAGAATGCGAATAGAGTTGAACTCATGTCATTCTTGGGCCTCTTTGGTGCCATTATCAGTGCAATACAAAT AAGCATAATCGAACGCAATGAACTCAAATCTATTCACTGGACGGCTGGTGCT GCATTTCCATTTTTCGGATTTTCATTGGCCATGTTTTTGTTTTACTCATTTGTCCCGGTGTTACTTAAG ATGAGCGGTTCCACAATGCTCAATCTCTCTTTGCTGACCTCAGACATGTGGGCTGTCATAATCCGCATTTTTGCTTACCATGAAAAG GTTGATTGGATGTACTTTTTAGCCTTTGCTGCAGTAGCTGTTGGACTTGTTATTTATTCCGG GggtgacaaggaagaggatcaGCATCAATGCATAGCCGGTGTTGGTGACGAAGATGCTGGAAGAAGCAAGTATTTTGATGACGAGGCTGATTTTGATAACATCAATCGAGGAGCTATAGCCGGAAGCTCAAAAACCGGGGATACTAGCAAGCATGACTGTATCACTAGTGGCGAAAGAAGTGAAACTATTGAAAACAAGAACATCGGAAAAGACGTGCAAGGGAAGAAGTCATGA
- the LOC105777803 gene encoding uncharacterized protein LOC105777803 isoform X1, whose product MMSLKQFWTKKTLVGLGLGQFLSLLITSTGFSSSELSNRGINAPTSQSFLNYALLTVVYGSVMLYKRQALKAKWYYYVVLGLVDVEANYLVVKAYQYTSITSVMLLDCWSIPSVMLLTFIFLKTKYRFRKIAGVIVCVAGLVMVIFSDVHAGDRSGGRDPRKGDLLVIAGATLYAISNVSEEFLVKNANRVELMSFLGLFGAIISAIQISIIERNELKSIHWTAGAAFPFFGFSLAMFLFYSFVPVLLKMSGSTMLNLSLLTSDMWAVIIRIFAYHEKVDWMYFLAFAAVAVGLVIYSGGDKEEDQHQCIAGVGDEDAGRSKYFDDEADFDNINRGAIAGSSKTGDTSKHDCITSGERSETIENKNIGKDVQGKKS is encoded by the exons ATGATGAGtttaaagcagttttggacaaaGAAGACTTTGGTTGGGCTTGGCTTGGGGCAATTTCTATCTCTTCTTATCACTTCTACTGGTTTCTCTTCATCTGAACTTTCTAACAGag GAATCAATGCTCCAACATCTCAATCTTTTCTAAATTATGCACTCTTGACTGTCGTCTATGGAAGTGTTATGCTTTACAAGAGGCAAGCACTTAAG GCTAAATGGTATTATTATGTTGTTCTTGGATTAGTAGATGTAGAGGCCAATTATCTTG TGGTGAAGGCATACCAGTACACATCTATAACGAGTGTAATGCTGCTTGACTGTTGGTCTATCCCATCAGTCATGCTTCTTacctttattttcttgaaaacaaagtACAGATTCAGAAAGATAGCTGGTGTAATTGTATGTGTTGCTGGTCTTGTGATGGTTATTTTTTCAGATGTTCATGCAGGTGACCGATCAG GAGGCCGTGACCCTCGCAAAGGAGATTTACTCGTTATCGCTGGGGCAACACTCTATGCCATTAGTAATGTCAGCGAG GAGTTTCTTGTGAAGAATGCGAATAGAGTTGAACTCATGTCATTCTTGGGCCTCTTTGGTGCCATTATCAGTGCAATACAAAT AAGCATAATCGAACGCAATGAACTCAAATCTATTCACTGGACGGCTGGTGCT GCATTTCCATTTTTCGGATTTTCATTGGCCATGTTTTTGTTTTACTCATTTGTCCCGGTGTTACTTAAG ATGAGCGGTTCCACAATGCTCAATCTCTCTTTGCTGACCTCAGACATGTGGGCTGTCATAATCCGCATTTTTGCTTACCATGAAAAG GTTGATTGGATGTACTTTTTAGCCTTTGCTGCAGTAGCTGTTGGACTTGTTATTTATTCCGG GggtgacaaggaagaggatcaGCATCAATGCATAGCCGGTGTTGGTGACGAAGATGCTGGAAGAAGCAAGTATTTTGATGACGAGGCTGATTTTGATAACATCAATCGAGGAGCTATAGCCGGAAGCTCAAAAACCGGGGATACTAGCAAGCATGACTGTATCACTAGTGGCGAAAGAAGTGAAACTATTGAAAACAAGAACATCGGAAAAGACGTGCAAGGGAAGAAGTCATGA
- the LOC105777803 gene encoding uncharacterized protein LOC105777803 isoform X3, protein MMSLKQFWTKKTLVGLGLGQFLSLLITSTGFSSSELSNRGINAPTSQSFLNYALLTVVYGSVMLYKRQALKAKWYYYVVLGLVDVEANYLGGRDPRKGDLLVIAGATLYAISNVSEEFLVKNANRVELMSFLGLFGAIISAIQISIIERNELKSIHWTAGAAFPFFGFSLAMFLFYSFVPVLLKMSGSTMLNLSLLTSDMWAVIIRIFAYHEKVDWMYFLAFAAVAVGLVIYSGGDKEEDQHQCIAGVGDEDAGRSKYFDDEADFDNINRGAIAGSSKTGDTSKHDCITSGERSETIENKNIGKDVQGKKS, encoded by the exons ATGATGAGtttaaagcagttttggacaaaGAAGACTTTGGTTGGGCTTGGCTTGGGGCAATTTCTATCTCTTCTTATCACTTCTACTGGTTTCTCTTCATCTGAACTTTCTAACAGag GAATCAATGCTCCAACATCTCAATCTTTTCTAAATTATGCACTCTTGACTGTCGTCTATGGAAGTGTTATGCTTTACAAGAGGCAAGCACTTAAG GCTAAATGGTATTATTATGTTGTTCTTGGATTAGTAGATGTAGAGGCCAATTATCTTG GAGGCCGTGACCCTCGCAAAGGAGATTTACTCGTTATCGCTGGGGCAACACTCTATGCCATTAGTAATGTCAGCGAG GAGTTTCTTGTGAAGAATGCGAATAGAGTTGAACTCATGTCATTCTTGGGCCTCTTTGGTGCCATTATCAGTGCAATACAAAT AAGCATAATCGAACGCAATGAACTCAAATCTATTCACTGGACGGCTGGTGCT GCATTTCCATTTTTCGGATTTTCATTGGCCATGTTTTTGTTTTACTCATTTGTCCCGGTGTTACTTAAG ATGAGCGGTTCCACAATGCTCAATCTCTCTTTGCTGACCTCAGACATGTGGGCTGTCATAATCCGCATTTTTGCTTACCATGAAAAG GTTGATTGGATGTACTTTTTAGCCTTTGCTGCAGTAGCTGTTGGACTTGTTATTTATTCCGG GggtgacaaggaagaggatcaGCATCAATGCATAGCCGGTGTTGGTGACGAAGATGCTGGAAGAAGCAAGTATTTTGATGACGAGGCTGATTTTGATAACATCAATCGAGGAGCTATAGCCGGAAGCTCAAAAACCGGGGATACTAGCAAGCATGACTGTATCACTAGTGGCGAAAGAAGTGAAACTATTGAAAACAAGAACATCGGAAAAGACGTGCAAGGGAAGAAGTCATGA